The window ATGAACTGGCGCCGCAGTATCGCTACATGCTGCCTCGCCGAGACAAATTGACAAGATGGAATTGAACATTTGATTGAATCTTGGGAGCGCTACGACAGGACTAGCAGGTGCTCGGATCGAAGATGCGATTTACAAGCTTTCAATACATCTTATATCAGCAACCGCATCTACTTTCTTTCCCGAGATTCTATTCTATTTTCCGCTGGCCAATGGAAGCGGTAAAGAAGTCATATGGCAGTGGTagtggaagaaaaagagcatGACCACGGCTGTTGTAAAGTGCATGGCACAATAAGCTCGCACCCAACCGCGCgggcaggtacatgtagccaacATGTTGATTCCCCGGACGCCTCTTTAGGCAAAACTTGGTGTATTGCCAGCCATTTTCTACTCAATGGCTGGCGTAaacttttcattttcattttcgTTTCCTCGTGGCATTTTCAAAACCCAACATACGGTAGGCAATTAAGCAAGAGAATATATTCCAAAAGTACCCGACGGAGACGTTTCTGATTGGACACTTGGCGCGTCTTTGTTGTCTCTTCCCCCCTACGCAAATGCTCCAAGAAAAAACCACGGTGATGGAGGAGTGCGTTGATCTGTAGCGTGTCTGCTAAGAGCTGCGTCCATACAAGTGCGTGGGAGCTGAGGGCGCGGTAACCCGGATTGGATTTTGCTTTTAAGCTGATGCATGGCTTGtgccgccaaagacgtcAGTGGGGTGAGGGGCACTGACGTCTTTGTCACAGCGGGCCGCATAGTGGAGCTGCAAGGCCTGAAGATTGGTTGGCGGGTGGgcgccgtggctgctgcagtgCGCTCAAGGGATGGGGAGCGCCCCGTATTTTGGGTGTTTTCGGCCTTGTACCTGTACCGCACCACCTGATGCTACCGTCCAAGGTGGCAGCAACGCCGCGAACAAGGCATCAATGCTGGTTGCACAAGCAAAAGGGGGGCTCCGTTTGTTGCGCATGAATTTTCCAATGGGTGCAGCTGCAACAAGCAAGGGCGTGATACGCTCTTTTAATTCTCCTTCCCCTTCCAAGTGCAGGGGGAGGCAAACCCCATGGGCTGTTTTGTGGCGCCGTCATCGCATCACAGTCGTCCTTTGACAAAGTCCCGGCCGGCGGCACCAAAAGattacatacatgtatgctatTGAGACAAGCATGTACCTGCTACTCGCAGTATTTCTGGACCAGCTCTGAGCAGTGGGCGGACATGGGAAAAAATGGCGCGATACCATGTTCTCCTTCTCCCAAGAGGCATCTAGACCAAAGGGCTCCGGCCTGATGGACGAGCTAATAGCTGCGCTGTCGCCGCCTAGCTCGATTCACGACTCAAACGGGCAACGGGGAGAAGTGTCCGTACGCTGGCGGAGAGTCAAATCCCCACCATGGCCTGGTGTCGAGTTTGTTCGTCTCTGGTGATGCTCTCCAGACAAGGTATGGAGTACAAGCTGCTCACTTGCATGGAGTTTCCATGGTGGCAGGGCACAAGTGTCGGCAGCATTACCCAGCACCTGCGCGCAATGCTCAAAGTGCAAATATGTGTGTAGCAATATAAGACCTCATACCTATAAAGGGCCTTGGGTAGCATGTAGGCAGGTGCTGAGGCCGGGGTCCCGCGTGCAAACCCAGGTACAAGCACGATTGATCCTTTTCGACCCGCCCGCGGTTTGCTCTAAAGAGCAAGTCCTCTTCCCTCCATACATTATACTAACTCGACGCAGAAGTTCTCTGGTGCAGGGGAGGGAATCAAACCGGAGAGCCGAAccaggagaagagaaatggaCAGGCTTCAACACATGGAGGGGTGTGCAGGGCCGCAACatggagggggaggagaggagggggtGAGGGGTCACAAGAAGCAGGGAATGTATGGATTAATTCCGTCCtcgaggagaaaaaagagagagtcgGGCTGTTGAGAGGTTCACAAGCCATGAGGTGTGGTAGGGtagctttgctgctgccggaaTGAGGCATCCCACATCCCACCACTCGGTGAGAtaagggagaagaagcagcgagagaagagggtagaagagcaagatgccaCCTCCTTGCACATAAATACTCATGGTCTTGCTGGCTGGCCCAAATGCCCACTCACAGAACAGAATCGCCCTCTGGTCGTATCCAAGTTGATGCCATCGCCATGCGAGATGCCTCGCTGCAGGTCCGGATCGTGGAGTTGTAGCAGCAGTACCTAGTGCTAGCAGCACCTGGCACCAGCTGCTTTGAGCCTCCTGCTTCCCGAGCTGATGGCGCCCATTACGTCTATGGCTGCAGGGGACCCGTCGCTGCGGGAGGCGGTTACATCATATTTGCAGGGCTCCTCCCACCTGACAAAGGGCCTTTGCGGTTCTAGACTCTGTGAGCAGCGCATCACCTCGCTCGTTTGGGTACCAACTTTGCAATGCGGCAGGGGAGGTGGAACGGCGAGATGCCACGAGGTTGGGCGTATTCTTCtagtgctgctgccttttttcATTCAATGTTGACCATGTTgattaataatttatttctCTTTATTTCGGTTGCATAGAGGCCCTTTTATTTTGCCCAGCCACAGCCGGCGCTCGCTTCATTACGCCTCCAAGCGCACTTAGACAGGTACAATATACTGGTACGGCACTGTATATCTTGACGTACCAAACAcaatatattttattagcTGGAGTGAAGTCATCCCACAAGCCCTAGCTCTGCTCATTCGGGAAATGCCACCGTTAATAAGTGCCTGCATTGGAACTTATACTTGGGTAtcataggtacatgtaggaTCGAATCTTGGCGCCAGCAACCTCTCAGCGGAGCCATGTTCATTCCCATTGCATCGACCCGACAATGCGCATCAAGTTAGCAGGTCCCATGCGTCTCTTTCTGGAGACTTTGAGTCATCTTGCACATGCCATGCTGTGCTTTATTTAGGCCTTATTCTACTGTAGAGAGACTAGCCGCGTGTACTGCTACCTGCCCGCCTGCCCTGCCGTCGAGCTCCAGCGGGGCCTCGTGACTCTGCATGGCTTGCAAGGAGCCTCCTGCTAAACCTCCGACGTCCACGATCCCAGCTGTGTACCAGTATGGAGCACAGCCGACCTTGATTCTCTCCTAGCAGGAGTTCCGAGGAGgcacagcagagcagaaCAAGCAGCTGAGCCGATGCGACGGAGCACTAATACCCAATATGGAGTCCCAtgtacctacttgtacatgcaaaGCTGCAATAGCGAAACCCCTTATCATCCCGGCTCGCTGAGGGGGAACAGAAGCAAGAGTCTAGTCCAGCAACCCAGCCCCGAGAATCCGAAGATCCACGCCGTCTCACGCAATAGCCCACAGTTTGCGCCCAAGGGAGAAGCACTAGGCCCTACGAGGCCTTTGACGGGAGCCCTACAAGTTGCTGGTGCTACCTACCTTGGTACTATCGTATGGTACACTAATTCTCGTCAGAACCGCATAAAGGACGAGAAAAAGAGCTTGTTGCTGGATACTCTTTTCATCAGTATCTGGAGGAAACGACGGCATGAGCAGCCAGATCCATGCTGGAGAGAGCCGGGCAAGTTCACTGTGGCGTTTCTCAACGGACCACACTACACCTCCGCAACTCTTGACTGAGTATCCTTGAAGCCAGAGCCCGGCTTGGCATGCCGTTCCTTTGTGCCCATGGATGTTCTAGACTTTCATTGCTGTGTCTCTTGTTCTCAACGAGGCGATGATCTGCAGTCGTCAACACCTCCCTCTGGCCCAGCAAGCGCGGCCACAGTAGCATCCATGCCCTAGCGACTCAGTTGATCCTGCATGGCATTAAGAGAGAGCAGCGAAGCTGGATGTTGTAATGGTGACACCCGGTGGGACGAATCAGCGCAAGCCCCAACGGCAGTCAATACGACAGCGACAATTGGCTCGCAAGCAGCAGAGTGGTAGTAggatcaacagcagctgacTTGACATGGAGGGTCGGACAGCCTCGGCGAACAAGGCCATCCGTTGTCGTAGAACCGTCTGGAAACTATTTACCAGAGACACGCCAAACGAATAATCACTCAAAAGCCGTCTAAGCATCAGTCGGCTGACAGCTTTGGTACGCGGCCAGGGCCAATTTGCGGCTGAAAATCCCTAGGCCAGCCTGATGAAGAAGTAACATGGGTAATagactgctgctggctgagCTATggacagaagaaaaagctcACAACGTCGAGACTGGTCCTATCAATATGCAGCGAGTCGCCCATTCGAGAACTGCGTAACCTCTTAATATCTTGTGCCCCAACAGGCACAGTAACACGAAGTCGGCTTTAGTAAACTTCTGGTGTTGGAGCACGATGAAGGCATATAGCATCGCCCTTTGTTGCCCTTTTCGGCTCATTTGATCTGTGCAGGGCATACTGAGATGATATATATGCCGTAGCTCAGGCGGACTCAGATTCTTGCCACAAATCTGTTGGATCTTTTTTTGATCCTAACGCATATATCTCGACATGCTGTCCAAATCTTGAACATCGTCGCCAAACATGATGAAGCTTGTGCGTGAATTTGCAAcatggcccagcagcaagatgccCTGGACAGCCTGACCGCTGCTCACATTACCCACTATAACATGGCAACTTTCAACCGTGACCAGGATCATCAAGCTTtggggatgatgatgtcCTCCATCTTGAGCAAAAATCAATGCAGCAGACTTTGGAGATGTATATAGTCACAGTCCGCTTTGTCGTTTTATTCATGAGTCAGGAGCGCAGCGCTGCCCATGAACATTTTCATAACCGAGGAACTAATGAGACAGGGCAACTCAACTCCACTTTCATTGatacaagatgaagagcaaaaatTCATCTTGGTTTTGCTTCAAATTTACATGTATTCATTAGTTTCAAGGTATACATTTGCTCTCTTATGTTTGATTACTTTGAGAGGAGTGTTGATCTCACAGTTGATCTCACAGTTGATCAACTTGCATCCGTTTCACCCGCCTCTTTCAGCAACCTCAGCATGCGTTGAGCAGATTTCGGCAGCTCGACGacgccctcttcatcctcgaccTCGCCATTCGCTAGCTGAATCAGCTCGGGCTCTATTCTCTTCCACAACGTCCCCACGGGCACGTGCCCCTCTACAAAGTCCAGGATGTACAGCAGCCACTCTGGATCGTTTCGATTTTTGAGAATAACCTCCTTGATGGGATCAATCGTCACCTCAGGGAACCGGGCAAGCTGCTTCTGACAGCCCGGATAAGGCGGCCAATTGGGATCAGCAAGCCAGCCGAGCAGTTCGTCCACATACGGCTCCATTTGCTCCGCCGTGTGAACCCTTTCCGCGAGGCTTCGGTCCGCCATGCGGTCGTTCTTGTGCTGCGGCGCCCACGCCAGATGCGGGTTGTCGATGAACTTGAGGGCGTCTCTTGCCCGGTCTGCTAGGCAGGGCACTGAAACGCCCTCGGGACTGGGTGCGCTGCCGGCAGAGGCCAGCGTCTCCAGGGCTGGTCTGTAGAGCTCCATGGTGGCGAGGGGCAGGTGGCTGACGATGTCGTCGAGGGCTACGCAGGCGACGCGGAAGTCGAATTTGGAGTTGATGGGCTTGCAGAGGGTGGACGAGATGTCGTGGACGACTGAAGGGTCGGCGGCCTGGCGGATGACTTGTAGCTGGGCGCCGGGGATGGACGAGTCGCTGATATCAGGCGGGGAAACGCGTTGTGATACTGCGATGTCGCTCATTGCTGCAGCCTTGGAATgctgtatacatgtactgcgATGTTGGTTGAGCTGAACGAGTCGATCCAATGATGAGTGACCTCGTCCAAGGTAAGGATTCCGGTGTCTGTATGGCTTCGCCGAGGGCGTCTTTACTCCACCCTGGcgcctccagctgctgcgttTAAGCTTCTGCCGCTGGCCAGTCcatttggccttggccttgacagtGTTGATGCAGCAAGCTATGCGTGCGGGGAACATTGTACTGCTTACACGAATGCTGATGCTACGTGTGTGTTTGCTGTTTGTGCCGACATAGCAATCGACTGCCGGGTAATCCGTCATGGCAGGCACTCGTCGGGCGCAAGCTTCGGTATACATGCGCCGAGGCCGGATTTCACCACTCTTAGATAAAGCACCAGGTCAGACTAGAAAAACACCTGCTCATCTTCCCAGTGATGGTGGACCTTGTTTCATGTTTCAAGAGCATGCTGCACTCTGTTTcgtttttttactttttttttttcgccccCCGCTGACAGCACAGCATTACACGTCAACTCTCCAGGCGACTAACTGAAGCGCATCGTCTGATTCGGCCTCTTTCGCAGGTGGAACCTCGACATGCCGATAATGCAATTAGGCCAGTCATTGTACGGGGAGGGACAGCCTCAGCGCTTTTGCAAGCGATCAGTGTGGCTGGTCTCGCTTCGCTTCAGGGCTCCCCCCGACTGAGAGGCGAATCTCATCCTTATGGATCAACCTTCTTTTTATCCCGCTTCGAGGCCTAACCCGACGCAGGCGCTACGGCTGATCGCCCGATTGTAGAAAGAAAGAATCCTgcaaaattaaaaaagaatcaTTAAATCAACAATGTCTGTTCTGGAATCCAGCGCCCAGGCGCATCCTCAGCCCGCCATCTGGAGGAGCACCGCAGACGACGACTCGACGCTGCTGGATGACCTGGATCATGAGCCCAAGGTGCTCAAGTGGTACGGCGACTGGGATGAGTGGCGGCGCGATATCCAGCCCTACATCGACGTCTTCATCTGGCGCTACATGTGGTCGGACAAGGCCGCCGACGACTTGCCCGCCTGTCCGGTGCCGCCGCAGGTCCAGCAGTTTAACCCTCACGCGAGAGACGTCTCGGAGCTGACGAGGGACGAGTTCGGCCTGTACCATGACCAGAACAAGATCTACTACTCCAAGAAGCAGGAGTTTGACCGCCGCGGCGAAATGGTcgacaagacaaaggcgcTGATCTTGCGCACCGTCGTGCcggccaaggccgaggcgCTGGACGAGAAGCTCTCGCTGCGTGAGTGGATGGCGATCCTCAAGGCCTCCACGGCGCCGACGTATCGCCAGCGGATTGAGATGGAGCGGGTTCACTACAACAACGTGCTGGAGCGGTTCGACCTGGAGGGCGAGAGCAGCGGCGTCGAGGAGGACTGGGCTCACGAGTGGTACAGCGCGGTGACGAGATGCCACAGGTTGAATTTCCCGGAGACGCACTGCGGGACGTGGTTGCGAGATGTGGCGGATTGCATCTTGCCGTATTCGCCGGGGTTGTTTGAGAGGTTGATGCTGGGGGCTGACAAGCTGGATCTTGCGGCGATTGAGTGGAGGAGTGAAGCAGAGGCCGCGATTGCTTTCAAGAAGACGCAtaaatgcagcagcagcaacaataaCAGTCATCGACGGGAAGACTCCCAAAgcgacagcaacagcaacgcACCATCTGTCCCTGTGCCACCACAGCCCTTCCGGGACGACAAAGAAGTCGTCGAactggccgccgccatcatgcccGCCGAAGAAGACCGGATATGGACCTTTCTAGAAGTCTACCGCGAGATCCGCGACCTCGACTTCTCCGCCTCATCGGAAGCAGACGTGGCCCTCGGCAacgacgccgacgccgcctcCTGGAAAGCCGACGACTCACCGCTCTGCCCGGCCTGCAACCTCAAGGGCCACGAGCTGCGGCACTGCTGGTACGCGTTTGAGGACCGCCGGCCAAAGGGCGTGATGCTGAGCCGGTCTCGCCTGCGGCGggtggaaaaggccattcGCTCGGACAAGAACCTGGAGCAGCGAGTGGAGGACATTTATACGGCGTTTACGGGGGGGGAGGTTTTATCAGCGGCAGCTTATGCTGGGCTCGACGCAGTCTACGTGGTGATGGTCATGGTGATTTATGATGAAGTGACTTGTTCTGATATTGATGAATGTGATGTGCAGa is drawn from Trichoderma atroviride chromosome 7, complete sequence and contains these coding sequences:
- a CDS encoding uncharacterized protein (EggNog:ENOG41), which produces MYTEACARRVPAMTDYPAVDCYVGTNSKHTRSISIRVSSTMFPARIACCINTVKAKAKWTGQRQKLKRSSWRRQGGVKTPSAKPYRHRNPYLGRGHSSLDRLVQLNQHRSTCIQHSKAAAMSDIAVSQRVSPPDISDSSIPGAQLQVIRQAADPSVVHDISSTLCKPINSKFDFRVACVALDDIVSHLPLATMELYRPALETLASAGSAPSPEGVSVPCLADRARDALKFIDNPHLAWAPQHKNDRMADRSLAERVHTAEQMEPYVDELLGWLADPNWPPYPGCQKQLARFPEVTIDPIKEVILKNRNDPEWLLYILDFVEGHVPVGTLWKRIEPELIQLANGEVEDEEGVVELPKSAQRMLRLLKEAGETDAS
- a CDS encoding uncharacterized protein (EggNog:ENOG41), whose amino-acid sequence is MSVLESSAQAHPQPAIWRSTADDDSTLLDDLDHEPKVLKWYGDWDEWRRDIQPYIDVFIWRYMWSDKAADDLPACPVPPQVQQFNPHARDVSELTRDEFGLYHDQNKIYYSKKQEFDRRGEMVDKTKALILRTVVPAKAEALDEKLSLREWMAILKASTAPTYRQRIEMERVHYNNVLERFDLEGESSGVEEDWAHEWYSAVTRCHRLNFPETHCGTWLRDVADCILPYSPGLFERLMLGADKLDLAAIEWRSEAEAAIAFKKTHKCSSSNNNSHRREDSQSDSNSNAPSVPVPPQPFRDDKEVVELAAAIMPAEEDRIWTFLEVYREIRDLDFSASSEADVALGNDADAASWKADDSPLCPACNLKGHELRHCWYAFEDRRPKGVMLSRSRLRRVEKAIRSDKNLEQRVEDIYTAFTGGEVLSAAAYAGLDAVYVVMVMVIYDEVTCSDIDECDVQKR